Proteins from one Impatiens glandulifera chromosome 2, dImpGla2.1, whole genome shotgun sequence genomic window:
- the LOC124927910 gene encoding transcription factor LRL2-like: MPCSEDDIVTNITSAEYLGHFQASQNQGKKDSRSPPVKRSRVAQTVRGFSSRSRGGSSSARKAGTMDQQRRARIDERLEALQELLPSPKEGGQASVLDDIIDHIKYLQFRIKDLSQNRLAGEPSSYPFVFLEGYGHYTTQDNMLNEPLEELIGKLLEVNPLSVSELLQTRGLAIMPNCF; the protein is encoded by the exons ATGCCTTGTAGTGAAGATGACATAGTAACCAACATCACAAGTGCTGAATATCTGGGCCATTTTCAG GCTTCTCAGAATCAAGGGAAGAAAGATTCTCGTAGTCCTCCTGTAAAGCGTTCAAGAGTTGCACAAACAGTTCGAGGTTTTTCATCTAGGTCACGTGGTGGATCAAGTTCAGCTCGCAAAGCTGGAACAATGGATCAG CAACGCAGAGCAAGAATTGATGAAAGACTCGAGGCCTTGCAGGAGTTACTTCCTAGTCCGAAAGAG GGTGGTCAAGCATCTGTACTGGATGATATAATTGATCACATTAAGTATCTGCAGTTTCGGATAAAG GACTTGAGCCAAAACAGACTGGCTGGTGAACCTTCATCCTACCCATTTGTTTTCCTTgag GGATACGGGCATTACACGACCCAAGACAACATGCTGAATGAGCCTCTTGAGGAGCTGATAGGGAAGTTACTTGAGGTTAATCCTTTATCAGTAAGCGAATTGTTGCAGACGAGGGGACTTGCAATcatgcccaattgtttttaa